A stretch of the Festucalex cinctus isolate MCC-2025b chromosome 20, RoL_Fcin_1.0, whole genome shotgun sequence genome encodes the following:
- the LOC144009348 gene encoding uncharacterized protein LOC144009348, with product MDPPPANKLMIKGAQTLSGVAINSQTYPPESTPPEYYPWNYQNPCFPGYQGAGFYYQNEGANVLPISMTTTQPGDPTGSQLQYTSPIFTQAMSQDSSPRKQSERSLMKNREAAREYRRRKKIYIQDLEKRAEKLEKENLALKEELKMWKKRQQNFQ from the exons ATGGAT CCTCCTCCGGCAAACAAGTTAATGATTAAGGGGGCACAGACATTGTCAGGTGTAGCTATCAACTCACAGACATATCCTCCTGAGTCGACTCCTCCTGAGTATTATCCGTGGAATTATCAGAATCCTTGTTTCCCAGGATATCAAG GCGCTGGATTCTACTACCAAAATGAAGGGGCAAATGTTTTGCCAATCTCCATGACAACCACGCAGCCAG GTGACCCGACAGGCTCCCAGCTACAGTACACCAGCCCCATTTTCACGCAGGCGATGTCACAGGACAGCAGCCCGCGTAAACAGTCAGAACGCAGCTTGATGAAGAACAG GGAGGCTGCCCGTGAATACAGGAGGAGAAAAAAGATTTACATTCAAGATCTTGAGAAACGGGCAGAaaagcttgaaaaggaaaatttgGCCTTGAAGGAAGagcttaaaatgtggaaaaagcgTCAACAGAATTTCCAATAA